The Maylandia zebra isolate NMK-2024a linkage group LG1, Mzebra_GT3a, whole genome shotgun sequence DNA segment GCGATGTGGGCAAGAAGTCCTCAGccgaagaggaagaggaggaagaaaaggagTTCggaacagagagaatgagggcGGCAGGTTCCACcatctcctctccctccctctccagtAAGCACTCGGATTTCTCGGAGTCAGATGAAGAGGAGATAACAGTATcttaatttattttgaaaagcgaGTATAGAGTTATAACCCATGATCTGTTTTTATGAGACTGTGACCAGATTAGAAGGAAACTGCCGCTGTGACAAACCATCAACGTCGCCGTTCAAACAAGTTGCACCCATGTTTGTGGCTTCATCAGTGCATGCGCACTGGACAGGATCTGCTACTGAGacacagtttgttgttttgCACAGCTTTGTTGAATTGTACAGTATTTTGTACAAGTTCGTATGGAAGTTTTATGCCAAGAATATTGCGTTACTTTACATTGACATGAATAGAGTTGTTTATTGAAAAATGTAGCTATTTTGTTAATTTATACCAATTTGTTTAATAACTATGTTGTATTATGTgctgtatatatatgtttatttcaccttttgtacaaaaatcaaataaaactaaacaatTCCAAgtcacatgtgtgtgcagttTTAAGATAACAGTTTGACCATTCAAtcataaataattattaattttattgaaacacaataaCTTAAGACTAGTACAGTGATATCAAATTTAATTCTCTGAGCCCTGGACAAACCAGTGATGAGAAACTGCACCAATCTGCTCTGATGTAAAGAGACTGTACACAAAATACTCCTTTTCAAGTACTGTAACAAATTGTCTAGAAAAAGGTCATCAaaatgctgcacaataataaacTATTTACAAAATTATgttacatgtaaaaaaaaaaaaaaaaagtacattgcTAAGAAGGCTAAACATTCATTGAGTTTGTGAGTAATAAATCAACAGACGAGTCAAATGCTTGATAGACATCCACACCTCTCAGAGTGGGTTTACACACGCAAACAGAATTAAGTCTCTTTGTGCTTACGAGGACAGTAGCAGGAGAGGCCTTAtgaaatacacagacacacttaaTGGACAAAGAACGTTGGCCACAAATCTGtaaagtcttcacatatctggTTCCAAGCTGTACATCTCGAGGCAGTGCTGAAAACAAACACGCATGCGGCTTTTGGCTTCCATTTGGAGATCAGAATGAATGTTGCATAGGATAGGTGAGAAAAACATGGAAAGTCGCGCTGGACTCCATGACCCCAGCTTTAAGCACCCCTCCCAGAAGGCAGGCTGGGAGGCTTAAAACAAAAGTATGATATTCGTAATTCTTTAAGCTACTGAAATAATGGCAAACCACTTTTCATTATCATTCAACCACAAGTACTTTTATCTCACCTCTGATTAATTATATTAATATAaacaaagcagcatatgcaCTAGTTTTCCATAATTAGCTCAATATGTAGTTATGACAGTTTTGTTCATCACAAATCACATAAAAACAGACAATAAGTGTGGCAGAAGCACAGTTCAACGATGTGGATGaggtataaaaaaaattaaagacttTTTCTTAAAGTTCCCCTCACCCGATCAACCATCAATAAGTTAAGTTCGGGTATTGAGCACCACAACACATCCGAATCTTTTTCTTGATAGTGGTCCAAATATTTACACCATCTTCTCAgttcacacatgcatacaaaagCACTACTTCTCTTTCATGTGTATTCAATCATGCGGCATTGGTGAATAATATGATGAGAGGTCCGCATCACTCCTCGACAACCGCAGTCGCTCGAGGTGAGAGTCGACTCAGAGCCCTGTCAAGTTTACAGCCATTTAGAGGAATAAAGAATCCGCTAATGCATGTAGAAAATAGTAAGGCATTGTTTGTTAGAATTCAGTCCAGCACCAAAAGGGTTCTGTGCTACAACCGCCTGCTTGGGGCTAATGTGCATGGAGATCTCAAATGTTTACTAAGGGGGTTGAAGCATGAGCTCACAGACTTGCACGGTGAAGTTGTAACACAGCTAGAGGAGAAGAATGCCTCAAAAAGGACAAATCTAGCTGTGGTGGATGATAACTTCCCATTAAGTGCCCTTTccatttaaaaatctttttgtgAGAACTTTAAAGGGATTCTGTAAAAGAGATTTTCATCTGTGCAGTTTTTTAAGTTACTTTACAGATGctgtggattaaaaaaaagaaacaaaaagcttTTCTCAGGAAGTAAgtgtttatatttgtctctttaGCCAGTAAAACCTACATGTTATCCTTCTAGATTTACTGGAATAATAATTTCTCAGCTATAATGCCATATTATAACCTCTGTGGACCTTAAAGAAAAAGTGCAATATAATAAAATACCAAAACAAAGTGTAAGTAGGTTTTGTGATAAGAACTTTTGATTCAACTAACTAAGCTTGCCTTCATAAGGTTCTTTCTTAAAACACGGTGTAGACAAAGCTTTGCTACAGTATTTGCTTACTTCTCTGGTACCATATAGAAAGCCATCAGTTCCCATCCTTCATGTCCACAAACACGCTCGGCTATGGCAGGTAGGAACTCATCGCTTAGTTGGTTTTAATGGACACGTGTCCTTCGATggactcttttttttgtctttgctagTTTGGGATGGACAACTAATGAACTCTCTGAGAAGTCTGTTGGAGTGAGATCAGGCATGCTATGAGACTGAACATTCACTTTGGCTCGATTCATCCTCCAGTGATCACACAGGCAACTTCAGCaatggaagaggaggaggagcaagaAAGTGGCTGGCTGTTCCTCCATCCATTCAACCCACAGCAGCATATATGTTTTCAGAAGGCTGAAGTACAGGGTTCACTCACGCTCCAGAGCTGAGGGCCTGTATCACCATCTGCAGGCAGCTCTGGCACACTACAGCTTGGCAGGACCCGTAGTGTCTTAGCCTGGTGTCCTTGGACCGATGCTGCAGCCTTGTGGAGGATGGAGGACTCCTGGCTGGTGTTTTAAGTACACTGATGGCTGGTGATGATGGTAATGATGAAGCCTCGCCAACAGCAACAGGCTGCGTGCTTTTCTTCTGTCTGTCTGGAATACATGTCAGGCTCCAGAGAGAGGAGCCACGGGCCACAGTggtgaagggaaaaaaacacaaaaaacaggacaaacagCGCAGTGCAGTAGAAACTTCTGTTGCCCGTTTACTGAAATgcaatttcacttttttttctttccttttttaaagtatttgggTTACCTGCACCCAAATTAAGGTGGCTGGATTTTGTAGCATGAAATTCAACCCTCAAACGGAAGTTCTCACACTGAGAACAGTTCttattatttaaaagaaaaaaattttttttaaagtgatgcCGGTGTTGCCTTCAGATAGCATCACAAGGTCGACTCCAGCGATGAGTCCAGGATGTCATCCTGGTGGCTGTTGCTGTTGGAGTCGCTGTCGTAGCTCTGTGGGCTCGACGAGGTCGCTGCCTCCTTCAGACGCATCAACATGTTCATCTGTCGGCACAACTAAGTGTCAGTTCGACTGAGCTTTATGCACGAAGCAGTTTCTTTCACACACAGGTTATAGTAGACACTGTGCATTtggtttaaatggtttaaatgcTCAGAACAGAAACAGGCATCACAGTCTGCTCTTTACTCACCAGTGGGTCTGCGTCACTGTCACTCTGTGGCGGCTCTTTTCTGACTCCTTCTCTCGGGGCTGAGTAGCCATCGAACCCGACATCCTCTGGCCGGAGCTGCAGCAGCGGGGGCCAGTCACCTGGAGGGGGGGTTGCTGACCACGGGTAGGTGTCAATAACCCAGGCAGCTGGGTCTTCCCATGCAGCTCTGCGGCCATACAGCTACAGAGAGAGACGAACATCAGAACTGTGACCCAGAGAAGCTTCGAGGTGGACAAAGAATTTAGGACAAcagttttgaaaaacaagtttgtTGCTGAGGTTCAGGTTTATGAGTAATAACTAAAAGTTACAGCAGACAAGAGTGAAAGCTGGAACATATGTGAACAGAAATGAAAGAAGACACAGCTTCTGATTCTTTGATGAAATGGGAAAAATGTGAAAGAGAAGAATGGTAATATGTTTAATAACTCTacaaacaaaaactaagccCAACCTGCAGTCCCTCACGCACTGCCTCCAGCATGTAGGGGATGATGGAGTAATTCCAGAGATCAGTAAACCAAACCCTGGAGCCTTCCACGTCCATGGGACATGACAAGAAGAGACGGGGTCCTGCAAACCACAGAGCAGAGGTATAAATAGTGCTTCCACACTGGCATCTATGCACTCCCTGTTCTCTCCCGTGCTCTCACCAATAGTGACATCAGAGGAGCTGTGTGTCTCCAGGAAGCGGTTGAGGTGGTGCCAGACCCGCGGGACCCAGTCAATAATCTTCACCAGCTCTACGTTGCGTGTTCGGCTGCTGATTTCCATCTCGATCAGCTTCCTTCTCAGGTAGCGGCCAAGGAAACCTTTCACTGGCTCCATGTGGTTGACACACAGCACCCACCTGATCAGAGATCACACAGGCATATTAGGACTCAGAAATATAACATCCTACCGCCTGTCCTGAAGGGAGAAGCTGTAACTATGATCATGTGAATCTAAGCATTCAGTTGCCAGGCTCTACAACGACAGCCTACAACATAATCTATTTCTCAAGCCAGGGAACCAGGGTTTTCTCAAAAACCTGTCTGACCAGAAGCTTTAGAAAACAACCATGTTTTGGGGGGGTGCAAACTGCTCtgacatatataaataattgtTGCCCTAATATTACAGTTTTATATTTGTAGCTGTTGTTTACAGTTTTGCAAactaaacatccatccatccattcgcttccgcttatccttttcagggtcgcgggggacgctggagcctatcccagctgtcatagggcgagaggcggggtacaccctggacaggtcgccagtctgtcgcagggccaacacacagggacagacaaccattcgcactcacattcactcgcacattcacacctaatggcaatttggattttccaattaacctatccctacaagctgcatgtctttggacggtgggaggaagccggagtacccggagggaacccacgcaaacacggggagaacatgcaaactccacacagaaagaccccggcctgatgttggaattgaactcaggaccttcttgctgtgcggcaacagtgctaaccaccgtgccaccgtgctgcctgcaaactaaacataaagaattaaattcaatatattcaAGAGTCAACCCAACACTTACTTAACCCTAGAAAAATTAAATATCGGAGCTCTTAGAGGTGACAAATTCAGCTGTTACCTCCTACGACCCACTAAAGAGGAATTCCTCTGCAATGTAGCTTTTTGTGCTTGTTACATTTTGCAGACTGGGTTTAACAACCAGCATGTAGAGAATCTGTGTGCATGTTTACTTTGCTGGACTTGTGATCCACGTTGAAAGTGACGACAGCATTTGGAGTTAGCGGTCGGccctccagcagcagcaggtgatgCAATAGCTGATTGGCCAGGTAGGTCTTTCCTGTACCGTTATATAAGTTGTTGGTATTTATGCTTGTGCTGgtgcattttgttttaattactgTGTGGTTGGGTCTCTGTGTTTTATAAGCAGTGCCAGCCgatagaaacaaataaaacgcTGGGGTTTCCCCCCCCAGGTCTTTGctctttgctctttgttgtGCTCATTTTGTTTTCGGGTGCACACATATTTGTCCGTCTAGCTGTTCCAATTCTTTTTACATTCCTTCAGGTCCATTCTGGCAGTTTCAGCAGGCTTCCTCCAGGAATTTGCTGACATTTCTAATTTCTTATATTGATGCTATGACATTTATTCTTTATACTGAGGGGATGATTGTTACTCTCTCACTGATAAATTCAAAAACGGGGGTGAAAAGTAGccagaaaaacagaagaagaatcaACTGTTCTGAACAGGCCTGTCACTGTAGCTGTGGGTTGCATGGAGCCAACCTGTAGTCACATTTCTAGGGAGGTGCATGTCAGGTTAAGCTGTAGGGTTTACGTAGCTATGGTATAAATCCCCAGTTTACCTGAAGTTGTGGTGAAGCTGCAGGTTGGGGGCAGATGAAGTGGCTTGGCTCATGGTGCCGATAATGTAAGGGCTGAAAGGCAAGAAAAGTACATCATTTCATGAAGTTACTAAACACGTTGAGAGGGATTTACTCTGCTTTAATCTGACGTAACTCCCTGAGCTGTTCTAACAGGGGTTTTCTTTCAGCTCAGTTCATTTGAGGTAAAGTGAAGCCAACCTGCTCTACAGAACAACTGTACacattttcaaataaatgcGATACTTCTAGTCTTTATTGAGTAATAACACTAAGCATGTATACAAAATCCATTCAAGCTTTAGGAGGACTGTGCAGATGGAATGTGTAGTGAACTGACCTGTGCTGGTAGTTGCAGTTGAACAGACCATTGAAGATTTCTCCCAGGGAGCTGACATGGTGGAGGTTGTCCAAGATGACCACTAGAGGGCTCTCTGCCCCTGAGACACTGCTGCACTGCTCGGCCAAACCTGATAAGTACTGACGCAGCTCCTACAAACACATAGATTACGTTTTACATCTCTTAAGCCAGGGAACAAGTTGTTTCTCAAAAACCCGTCTGACCAGACGCTTTAGAAAACAACcatgttttgggggggggtgcAAACTGCTCTGACATATTGAAATAATTGTTGCCCTAATATTTGTAGCTGTTGTTTACAGTTTTGCAAACTAAACATAAAGaattaaattcaatatattcaAGAGTCAACCCAACACTTACTTAACCCTAGAAAAATTAAATATCGGAGCTCTTAGAGGTGATAAATTCAGCTGTTACCTCCTACGACCCACTAAAGAGGAATTCCTCTGCAATGTAGCTTTTTGTGCTTGTTACATTTTGCAGACTGGGTTTAACAACCAGCATGTAGAGAATCTGTGTGCATGTTTACTTTGCTGGACTTGTGATCCACGTTGAAAGTGACGACAGCATTTGGAGTTAGCGGTCGGccctccagcagcagcaggtgacGCGATAGCTGATTGGCCAGGTAGGTCTTTCCTGTACCGCTGGGGCCTGACAGGATGACGCGCCTGTGCTCCTTCAGCAGGGAGACGTAGCGCTGCAGCATCGGCTTGGGGATGAGCGTGTCGAACACCAGCGAGTCCACGTTTTCACTTCCTGCACCTGTACACGGACACATATATTCATGTCATGGGAGGTTAGCAGTTTGCAGAAGATGACTGAGTTTGTCAAATATCTTAATGTTATTTTCTTTAGTTCAGTTAGCTAAAATCCTCTACCTTTCATAACCAAAGTGtattaattagattttttaatCAATCAATAGTTTGTTTAAATTCAGATAATTTAATGTATCACAattaaaaatcctttttttgACAGCTTTactcattgtttttgtttgtttgttttttttacagtgaaataaaatgttttattcatttattgaaCCCAAGACATATTTTAAGTTTTAGCacaaggtgttttgttttgatttattaCTGTGGGAAACCTTTCTCTTAAAAACtactctctctatatatatatatatatatatatatatatatatatatctatctatctatatatatatatatatatatatatatatatatatatatatatatatatatatatatatatctatatctatatatatatatatatatatatctatctatatatatctatctatctatatctatctatatctatctatatctctatatatatatatctatatatctatatctatatatctatatctatatatctatatctatatatatatctatatctatatatatatatctatatatatctatatctatatatctatatctatatatatatctatctatatatatatctatctatatatatatctatctatatctatatctatctatatctatatctatatatatctatatctatatatatctatatctatatatatctatatctatatctatatctatatatatctatatctatatatatctatatctatctatatctatatatctatatatctaatatatatatatatatatatatatatatatatatatatatatatatatatatatatatatatatatatatatatatatatatatatatatatatatatatatatatatatatatatatatatataaataaaatatctctaTCTATCTTTCATCCCTTGATGAATTTAACATGCTGGCGATCAGCCACATTTCCATTGAGCTCATGGAAACTGAAGGCTGCGATGCGAACTCATTGGGACCAATGAGCATGCTGAGAGGTTGGTACCTTTGAGCTGGATGTTGATAGTGTTGTCTCCCACCAGGTAGCCGCACGGCAGCAGCTCAGGCGTGTTGGCGGCACTGGGGCTGCTGGGCCGATGGATTTCTCCAATGTTGTATCCCTGCACGCTGTCTGAGCTCAAGCCTAGCTGGCTCACTGGATCCACATGGGTGATGTACTCCTGTCAGAGATAAAGCATTTAGCAGCTTTCTAAGGACTGAAATGTTTCTGAATGAGAATGTTTTGTCCAAAAACATGAAAGTGAATGGAAGGAAATTATGTTTATACAATATAGGAAGTATAAATGTGTCAAATACAGCCAACCATGTTTTGTCTCTATCTGATTCTTAACCATTTTCCTGTCTTTACCTTGAAAAGGCGTCGGACTACTCCATCCAGGACATCCCACTTAGTTTTGCCACTAACACCGATGCAACCAATAAGAAAATGTCGAGGTCGAGCCTCCTGTGatggaaaaattaaaaaagttgAATATACCAAAAGCCTACAGATAAAATTAAAACCTAAAAACAACCAGAAAAGCGTTTGTTACATTAGTCTCACCTCTCCCCACTTGCTGTCTTCATCCAAGCTAACGACAATCCTCACGTGCCGCCCCTCCTTCCTTCCTCCTTCTCCGCCCGTGTCATCCAGCAACATGTCTGACCGGAAGACAACGTTACATGTGATTTCTCCATTGTCAGTGTTACACATTAAAACATTTCATTGTTAAATACACTGGAGTAATGTATCATCCTGAACTGTGCAGGTCCTGTCTTACCCAGGCTGGTGGACTCACTGGCCGTGAGGTTGAGGCCATGTTGGGAGAGCCCTGGTGCAGGCCCTGGGGTGTGGCCGTGTGTATGAGGGGGAGGAGAAGATGAGATGGAGGCCTGGGAGCCCGTCCTGCTGCCCTGGTTCTCCAGCTTCAGACGGTCATTCTCCGCCTTGAGCTTCTCAATCTCCACCTGCAGATAAACATCCGAAAATAATCTTTTATGTACATGTATGTATTCACCCTTCCCTCATGTCAATTAAACTGTTagcattaaaaatgcattaaactAAACATTAGAAATCAATAACGCTTTAGTCACATGAGTACAGCAACAATTATATGCAATCAGACATTCAATGTTTACATCCATCTCAATGTGAAGCATACTCAGTAAGCTCAGTCTGAAATTTGCAGACCTGCATGCGGTTCATGGCCTCGCGGAGTTGATCAAGCTGATGTGCAGAGCTAAGAGCCTCCAGGCGGATGTCAGTTAGTTTCATCTCCTTCTCTCTGAGCTCACTGCGCAGCTGCATCACCGTCTCAGCCTCGCTGTCCAAACACTCCGACAATCTGTATGCGCACACAAGGCAATGCAGTTTGAAGCATTAACATAGTGCAATTTGAGCAGTTTTTTGTCACATGCAGATGTTGAGCTAGTACACACAGTGTGTTGGAGTGCGTGTTCCTGAGCATGTGGCCTGTGGCCGAGGTGCCATTGTGAGGCAGCTTGGGAGAGGATGGCAATGAAGAGTCCGTCATCTCCTCGATGTCAGAGTGAGAGGAGGCCGACTTCGGAGATTTCTTCTTGCTGAATGCTTGTTTGAAGGAACTTCGcaactgcaggaaacaaaaagaagaaagaaagcaagGCGATGAACAGGTGAGGTTATTAGAAAAGCTGTTGAGAGGGGAAGTAGTGGGAAAACTGCAAGTGAGTCACAGGGAGAAGAAATAGGGGGAAACTGTCTTATGACTGACTCAGAGCTACAGCCCCAAACACAGTGTAATGTGTTATGTTTACACTCTTATGTAAAcatatttgttttcttcttcttcatgttagTAATTTATTTAAGGTGTTTTGGCAATCTCCTACAAGAACCACAAGCATTATGGTTCTTCTGAcattttcaggtgaatttttccTTAAAGAGCCAGCTCAAGCGTCATGAGAGCAgctttcagggagaagtagtgtTAGAAAGGAGAAGAAAGGCACTACAGTGACAGCAAAGTGCAGGAAAGGAAGAAGAGGGCCGATGTTAGTAACCTATAAAAAGTGCAGGGGTTAGGCTTCTTTCCTTTCATTTCACATAGCGTACCATTCTTACCTCATACACCTGCCACATGAAGCGAAGCACAGgaagacagagagacaaaacagcACATGTTCATATGGGTTTGGGGGTGATAATGTGTTATGGTGGGACAAACAGATTAAACTAGAGATGCCTACAGGACTAGAGATTTTATTTGACTTCCAGGCAGCTGCAAGCTAATTCTACATCATAGCCACCATGAAGCGAGGAGTCTTTCATGATCCATTATATACTCTCCAACACACGCTGCCCCCATGCACTCAACACATCACTCACTGTATGAGCAGCACCTGCATGGAGGAGGCTCCTGTGGGGTCTCATCTATCCAAGCAGTGGTATTTTATTATCACTGTGACCTAAGGCAGGAAACTCTAGAGGATCTGATGTCTAAAAGTGCTACATTGCTCTTCCTGACATTTGACAACATCTGGATTGACAAGCACAGGTGGCCAAACACATTGTTTCAGTCAAccaggaggaagagagggaggaagaaaagTTTCGTACTTCATCATCTCTGACTTGTCCTCCGGTGCACAAAAAAGTctttcaacaacaaaaaattttTAAGTGTCATATTTGTTGTATgatcactaataaaaaaaaacactaatgaCTCAACATTGGGACAACACTCTATCCAGAAAGCATTACTACATAATTTACAGGTCAAAAGACAACTACTACATTTAGCTAAATATCAAGGTAAAACGCTGATGTTTTCTGATCTCTAAAATAACCAGTCAAATCCATCATTACTTGCTTTTCAACAACACTGAGCCTATGAAAATACTGTTTGTAATCACCTTCTCCCCAGTCAAAGAACGCTAAAGAGGAGAAACACAAAGATGTGTCACCcacacaaatatgaaaatgcagatacacaagacaaaaaaaaaaaaaagttaaaaaatggCTGCTTGTTGTCACACAGTGCAATCACCTCCTTGTACATAATCTATTTAAACTGCTGGCTTCTTACCCagttctttttgttcttctttttgtttttagcgtCAGCATCCATGTTGGAGCCCACACTCGAGTGGCTGGTCGCGCTGGCAACACTGCTGACGCTGTCGGAGGAGTGCTGTCTCTTGATGCGCAGATCTggctgctggttctgttgctgctgctgctgctgctgtggactGCCATTACTGCCAGCTAGGGAGACAGAGGATGGGGAAAAGATGTATGGCATTACAATGTGTCCCATGATGACCTTTCTCCCAGACATGTCTATACAGAGCCTCTATACTAGAGTGCCTTTGCATGATTCCCAGTTAATAATCCTGATATTATTGGCACAAATTCAAATTGCTGTACTGAGGCGTTACTGTTATTTTCTGTACCTGTGCGATCCCCTTTAGGTGTAAGTTCAGGTGTGTTAATGACTCCATTGATAGCAGCCTGAGCAACAGCGTTCTGCTTTTTCAGAAGCTCGATGGTCTTCCTCAACTCATTCAGCTCGGAGTCCTGTACAGAAAAAACATGATGATCAACCTAACAATCATCTACAGAGACTTTGTGCACAGTAGTTTTCTTTCAAACATCAGaaaccaaacatttttttctttttttcttttctgtttttaccttCTGCTCGGCCGTCAAGGTGAGACTCTTCAGCCTTATGGTCATGTTGCCCAGAGACTGTTCAAACGCTGCCACCAGGTGAGCCTGACAAGAAACAATCAAATTGCATCTTAACAACTCCTTACATAACATGGCAaatatacaaatacacaaatttTAGCTAACTTCAGAGAGCTAAGTGGTTCGTGTATAAAGAATTGTATCCCAAGTCTGTTTTATAATATCCTGCAAGTGTATGAAACAATCTTGATTTAATAAACAGAGACAATAAGAAAATGAACGGCCTACTTTTTGGATGAACGGAAAAAAGTGAGACACGTTAACCTTGAGGCTAAAGCCCAAACATGTTAGTCAATCCATCTTCAcaccaaaatgaaaacataaccaAACCCAAATAATATACTAACCAATAATGTCCTGGGAAAAAATATTATCTTCTGGAGAGGGCACATTACGAGTACAACTATGACAAAACTGTTCCAAAAACAATCCTTGGATCCTTGGCTCATTCAAGGCCACAGACAGTCAACGATTGGTCAGACCTAGTTTAACTCTaggtggtgttttttttttttttttacacgacCTTCTGAGAAAGAGGTAACTTGGGTATGTGTTCACAGTTCAAAAGAAatacagacacagacatgacatgtcaaagaaaaataatgtgAGTGCCAAGGATTAAAACTGGAGACAAATTTACAACAAAAGACTTGAACTATTCCTTTTGAGTGACATGGATCATTATGGTGATTTAAACAGTTAGACATGGGTGAACTTGCTCATCCTTCACTATTATGTTCTGGGCTGTGAATATAAATGTTCCGCGGACGCCTGTAGAAATGTGTGTGAGAGTTGAGCACAGTGCTGACTGACATGTGATTCAAGTCGTGACTTTTTAGAGCAGCCTCCAGGGCTTCAAGGTGTGTTCAGATAATTCATCATGcatataaatacatttgaacAAAGCCCACCTCCCCAATACCAGCTCCTGTCTGCTCCGTCTGTGCTTATCTTTCAACACTCGTGTGCACTTTGTGTATCCAGGCGTCATCGACAACAAATCTTTACTCCACATCTGGGACAAACCCTCGGCATTGTGCTGGGACTTGACACTGCTGTAATGTAACACCTCTGCCTTGCTTCCATATCTCTAATCCACAGTGAAACTACTAGCAAGCGCCCACTCAGGCTGAAGATTACCAGCTGAGCGTGGCAGGACTTGTGCAATACAGGAGCAGGGTTGGCAGAAATGATCATGTCTAGAGATGCTTAAAGAGATGTTCTGATCATTCTACCAGTTGTAAAATGATACCTGTAAGAGATATCCCCTCAGTCTGAATAAGTGTTTCTGCCTGTATTTGGAAAATGTTCAGGAATTTGAGAAAACGCTGGCATTTTAAAGAGCTCAATATGTTTGTTAAAACTTCTCTAATTAGCAGTTAGAAATGAGCATATATGGAAATTATTTGACATATAATGGCTTATTTAGCTTAATCtttggaaaataaaaactatatactatatataataaaaaggtttttttaaCCCCTTTGATAGTTTTGACAGATGTTCTTCAACAGTTTGGGTTTGCATGTTCTTAAGTGCTTGAGGCCTTACATTTGCACTCAGTTGTGTTGTCAAGGCTGAAACTTTTTCCTGGGAGGCATCCAACTCCCGCCGAAGCTTGCGAATCTGAGgatttacaagaaaaaaaaaatgccatgaCATCAAAAGGCGCCAAAACAAAAGCATACACACATAGATTTAAATACATGCATGCCTTCATGGAGCATGTA contains these protein-coding regions:
- the nav2a gene encoding neuron navigator 2 isoform X12, yielding MFKADSYMTDGGLGLYTRRLNRLPDSMAAVRETLHRNASSGQGDADSWDDSSSVSSGISDNIDTDDINTSSSISSYANTPAAQRKGLSTQPVTDAEKHSASTPAHQTWSGDEVKRSDGRSDSGVRMETGSRWSRRNPSDISDESDKGGSGRKTPSVSHTGSWRRGMSTQVGVTSPRTKSTSSTGSTGSVSHKTHSSGKTDDVKVSEKGRLSPRSNGLHRSPSDAGRSSGDEAKKQTIPTSRTPTTHTLTNTVSEPHTQTHALTSRTPTSTFGFKKQGHGMVTMVTASGATITSGSATLGKMPKSGARSLSGGLKAGGQDGGTVLGHHDDGFLPMSARSTLQYRSLPRPSRSGAAARNGNRSSTSSIEAAVLSVTSHGKNSISIAKANGSASLLANQTDREKGVSEIDNLRSGVAMQSGGAATVPLTGRQQVSSPTLRRLFGGKPSKQAPVTTAESMKNSTVISNPHATMNHVATVLESPDGGLSCLDNETSSHLFGGRALGSGTGTLGSEQASSPGSVYSSTGPSNSLTWGTTLSSSSVQSRESTLGGHGGTGSVGFPSVSSMHTSSESIDMSLGSAGGGGHGTHREDTLSALGRTGSVKTGMSESPLSSPSASPIFSRNTLPRRQDSGPHCGRNTLPKKGLRYGPSPQLRGHEEARDWLRSHSTSGLQDSASNSPFSPGSSLTSPSGTRFNFGQLASSPTSSAQINLGGLRNNSLTNQDAPIDPCCDNRLRNSCMSLDEKTRTMSRSGSFRDGFEEVHGSSLSLVSSTSSIYSTNEEKSQSEIRKLRRELDASQEKVSALTTQLSANAHLVAAFEQSLGNMTIRLKSLTLTAEQKDSELNELRKTIELLKKQNAVAQAAINGVINTPELTPKGDRTAGSNGSPQQQQQQQQNQQPDLRIKRQHSSDSVSSVASATSHSSVGSNMDADAKNKKKNKKNWLRSSFKQAFSKKKSPKSASSHSDIEEMTDSSLPSSPKLPHNGTSATGHMLRNTHSNTLLSECLDSEAETVMQLRSELREKEMKLTDIRLEALSSAHQLDQLREAMNRMQVEIEKLKAENDRLKLENQGSRTGSQASISSSPPPHTHGHTPGPAPGLSQHGLNLTASESTSLDMLLDDTGGEGGRKEGRHVRIVVSLDEDSKWGEEARPRHFLIGCIGVSGKTKWDVLDGVVRRLFKEYITHVDPVSQLGLSSDSVQGYNIGEIHRPSSPSAANTPELLPCGYLVGDNTINIQLKGAGSENVDSLVFDTLIPKPMLQRYVSLLKEHRRVILSGPSGTGKTYLANQLSRHLLLLEGRPLTPNAVVTFNVDHKSSKELRQYLSGLAEQCSSVSGAESPLVVILDNLHHVSSLGEIFNGLFNCNYQHSPYIIGTMSQATSSAPNLQLHHNFRWVLCVNHMEPVKGFLGRYLRRKLIEMEISSRTRNVELVKIIDWVPRVWHHLNRFLETHSSSDVTIGPRLFLSCPMDVEGSRVWFTDLWNYSIIPYMLEAVREGLQLYGRRAAWEDPAAWVIDTYPWSATPPPGDWPPLLQLRPEDVGFDGYSAPREGVRKEPPQSDSDADPLMNMLMRLKEAATSSSPQSYDSDSNSNSHQDDILDSSLESTL